The following coding sequences lie in one Ostrinia nubilalis chromosome 2, ilOstNubi1.1, whole genome shotgun sequence genomic window:
- the LOC135083328 gene encoding lethal(2)neighbour of Tid protein, with translation MAGSNKIQEFYHRHIKKMFTWSYLKGLVINPAQLPLVALLIIIAELVINLMVVERVPYTEIDWKAYMQECEGFLNGTLDYSKLRGDTGPLVYPAGFVYIYSLFYFLTNQGENIKLAQYIFIGIYLLQLCFVLRIYIKTKKVPPYVLVITILTSYRIHSIHILRLFNDPIAVLFLYASLNFFLDSKWYLGSIMYSLGVSVKMNIILYAPALFFFYLVNLGYKNTIKQLFVCGIIQLVLGLPFLISAPMAYLKGSFDLGRVFNHTWTVNYRFLEIDMFESKCFHLTLLGIHIMLLIIFLPMCIKYFRSYCRLKYVQKQVQPQMDAKNLENKRKAKLNKEAKRKLNKKTEEETLTQEQEDFLNSFESMLKKSSHKGTKKVPKKQLDDEETHYSIDFDILSQLFILPMFIVNFIGIVCARSLHYQFYSWYFHSLPYLLWSTNYSVIVRFLILALIELCWNTYPSTNLTSALLHVCHLSVLYGVYKKLSAELKIASKVQ, from the coding sequence ATGGCCGGTAGCAATAAAATTCAAGAGTTCTACCATCGACATATCAAAAAGATGTTTACATGGTCCTATTTGAAAGGCCTGGTTATCAATCCAGCACAGTTACCCTTGGTCGCTTTGCTCATCATCATCGCAGAACTGGTAATCAACTTAATGGTTGTAGAACGAGTGCCTTATACAGAAATTGACTGGAAAGCATACATGCAGGAATGCGAAGGGTTTTTGAATGGTACGCTAGACTACAGCAAGCTACGCGGCGACACTGGTCCGTTAGTCTATCCAGCAGGTTTTGTCTACATatattctttattttacttCCTTACAAATCAAGGTGAAAATATTAAGCTAGCACagtatatttttattggcaTCTATTTGTTGCAACTCTGTTTTGTGTTACGGATTtatataaaaactaaaaaagtgCCTCCATATGTCCTAGTGATAACGATTCTCACTTCGTACAGAATACATTCTATTCATATTTTACGTTTATTTAATGATCCAATTGCTGTACTGTTTTTGTATGCATCTCTGAACTTTTTCTTAGATTCTAAATGGTATTTAGGAAGTATAATGTATAGTTTGGGTGTGTCAGTTAAgatgaatattattttgtatgctCCTGCTCTCTTTTTCTTTTATCTTGTCAACTTGGggtataaaaataccataaaacaACTTTTTGTGTGTGGTATAATCCAATTAGTTTTAGGCTTGCCTTTTTTGATAAGTGCACCGATGGCATATTTAAAAGGAAGCTTTGACTTGGGACGTGTTTTCAACCACACATGGACTGTAAACTATAGATTCTTAGAGATAGATATGTTTGAAAGTAAATGCTTTCACCTCACACTTCTGGGGATACATATAATGCTACTAATCATATTTTTGCCCatgtgcataaaatatttcagaAGTTATTGTAGACTCAAATATGTGCAAAAACAAGTACAACCACAGATGGATgctaaaaatcttgaaaataagCGGAAAGCAAAATTGAACAAAGAAGCCAAAAGAAAGTTAAATAAGAAAACTGAAGAAGAAACACTGACACAGGAGCAAGAAGATTTCCTGAATTCATTTGAGTCAATGTTAAAAAAATCCTCTCACAAGGGTACAAAGAAGGTTCCAAAGAAACAATTAGATGACGAGGAAACTCATTATAGCATAGATTTTGATATACTATCCCAACTATTTATTCTCCCAATGTTTATTGTGAACTTTATTGGTATTGTATGTGCCAGGAGTTTGCATTATCAGTTTTACTCATGGTATTTCCATAGTTTGCCTTATCTTTTATGGTCCACAAACTATTCTGTAATAGTAAGATTTCTAATTTTAGCCCTCATTGAACTGTGTTGGAATACATACCCAAGCACTAACCTAACAAGTGCCCTGTTACATGTTTGTCATTTGTCTGTACTTTATGGAGTGTACAAAAAATTGTCTGCTGAATTAAAAATAGCTTCTAAAGTACAGTAA
- the LOC135086572 gene encoding uncharacterized protein LOC135086572 — translation MKSLFVILETVTLVLVVNGIDTTPKNTLEENLLTLLTKWRAGERGPFSFPLPSLDEINIPAVNGNYDGYGVRISYETTQLKLVGLKNFSVEALDASEASLKASGTITIPILTLSADKYTVKGRALVFIPVNGSALILEQTS, via the exons ATGAAGTCCCTTTTCGTTATTTTAGAGACGGTTACATTAGTGTTAGTGGTTAACGGAATTGACACAACTC CAAAGAACACTTTAGAGGAGAATCTGTTAACTCTACTGACGAAATGGAGAGCCGGGGAAAGAGGACCATTTTCATTTCCACTCCCTTCGCTCGATGAAATTAACATACCAGCGGTAAACGGAAATTATGATGGATATGGAGTGAG AATATCATACGAAACGACTCAGCTCAAGCTGGTTGGTTTGAAGAATTTCTCTGTCGAGGCGCTGGACGCATCTGAAGCCAGCCTGAAGGCCTCCGGGACCATCACTATACCGATCCTTACTCTTAGTGCAG ataaatACACAGTAAAAGGAAGAGCTTTAGTGTTTATTCCTGTTAACGGGTCAG catTAATTTTGGAACAAACCAGTTAA
- the LOC135083344 gene encoding uncharacterized protein LOC135083344, whose product MKVVSVVLLSILALANAGPTLQNIHFADSFQQSLSPQEYHVKLAAPDTELSVEDHVVEYFNSLDRQERSFIGDVIKNALEGFRDVVINGNDDVPVLDPFVIDHMGPFLFTATGVRGEANIRNFRVEGLRWFLVDHVTFNALRLTLGLQVTVPWITTTGSYDARASIAFLTHNAGGNFRVFVNRLVVGVDVRLGANIFGGGQLFLRELDIKIDIHDTHISMDGMFGSSLLNSLISSMVQSITQDVIQSQLETVSQTLSEELFDAINDFLKDFTLADISG is encoded by the exons ATGAAGGTTGTGAGTGTTGTTCTTCTCTCAATTTTGGCGTTAGCCAATGCGGGACCTACGttacaaaatatacattttg CTGATAGCTTCCAGCAAAGTTTAAGTCCTCAAGAATACCACGTGAAGCTTGCAGCTCCAGACACTGAACTGTCAGTGGAGGACCATGTCGTGGAGTACTTCAACTCGCTGGACCGCCAAGAACGCAGCTTCATCGGCGACGTCATCAAAAACGCCCTCGAGGGCTTCAGGGATGTGGTGATCAATGGCAACGACGACGTCCCCGTCTTGGACCCCTTCGTAATCGACCATATGGGACCTTTCCTATTCACTGCGACCGG AGTCCGCGGTGAGGCAAACATCCGTAACTTCAGAGTGGAGGGTCTCAGATGGTTCTTGGTGGACCACGTCACCTTCAACGCTCTCCGCCTGACCTTGGGTCTTCAAGTTACTGTCCCATGGATTACAACCACCG GAAGTTACGATGCCCGAGCCTCCATTGCTTTCCTTACGCATAACGCTGGCGGTAACTTCAG ggTGTTCGTAAACCGACTGGTAGTTGGCGTTGATGTCAGGCTGGGAGCAAATATCTTCGGAGGAGGTCAATTGTTTTTGAGGGAGCTAGATATCAAAATCGATATCCATGATACACAT ATTTCAATGGACGGTATGTTTGGGTCGAGTCTGCTCAACAGTTTAATCAGCTCTATGGTGCAGAGTATCACGCAAGACGTAATCCAATCCCAGTTGGAAACTGTGAGCCAGACGCTCAGCGAAGAACTATTCGATGCCATTAACGATTTCCTGAAAGATTTCACTCTTGCCGATATATCCGGTTAA
- the LOC135086584 gene encoding cyclin-C, with product MAGNFWQSSHHQQWLLDKTDLIRDRQHDLNILTEEEYQKIFNFFASIIQALGEQLKVRQQVIATATVYFKRFYARNSLKCIDPLLLAPTCVFLASKVEEFGVISNSRVMTTCQTVIKTKFGYAYGQQEFPYRSNHILECEFYLLENLDCCLIVYQPYRPLLLFVQDMGQDDQLLTYAWRIVNDSLRTDVSLLYPPYQIAIAALHIACVMLGNENQKSWFAELNVDMDKIQEIVRSIINLYEMWKSYDEKKEIQGLLAKMPKPKPAPQR from the exons ATGGCTGGTAATTTTTGGCAAAGTTCGCATCACCAGCAATGGTTACTAGACAAAACAGATCTAATCAGAGACCGTCAACATGACCTCAATATTCTAACCGAAGAAGAATATCAGAAAATATTCAATTTCTTTGCGAGTATCATACAAGCATTGGGTGAGCAACTGAAGGTGCGACAGCAGGTGATTGCCACGGCTACAGTTTACTTCAAGAGGTTCTACGCAAGGAATTCTTTGAAGTGCATAGACCCGTTACTTTTAGCTCCTACATGCGTGTTCTTGGCTTCCAAGGTCGAAGAATTTGGTGTAATTTCTAATTCTAGAGTAATGACTACTTGTCAGACTGTAATCAAGACTAAATTTGGCTATGCATACGGGCAGCAAGAATTTCCCTACAGATCTAACCACATACTAGAGTGTGAATTCTATTTATTGGAGAACTTGGATTGCTGTCTCATAGTGTATCAGCCATACAGACCCCTGCTTTTATTTGTTCAAGATATGGGCCAAGATGACCAATTGCTAACTTATGCATGGAGAATAGTCAATGATTCATTGAGAACTGATGTCAGTTTACTATACCCACCATATCAG ATTGCAATAGCTGCTTTACACATAGCATGTGTAATGCTAGGGAATGAAAACCAAAAGAGTTGGTTTGCTGAATTGAATGTTGATATGGACAAG ATTCAAGAGATTGTGCGGTCCATCATTAACTTGTATGAAATGTGGAAGAGTTACGATGAAAAGAAGGAAATACAAGGGCTCCTAGCCAAGATGCCAAAACCAAAGCCAGCCCCCCAGAGATAA